A window of the Candidatus Thermoplasmatota archaeon genome harbors these coding sequences:
- a CDS encoding hydrogenase iron-sulfur subunit yields the protein MTDAKFEPSIVAFCCNWCSYAGADLAGVSRMQYPPNARIIRVMCSGRVEPYFIFKALELGADGVLVAGCHIGDCHYISGNEEAEKRMAMTAEVLDKLGLGRDRMRLEWISASEGQKFASTMKEFTEQIRKLGPNPLPKASPKKKGNPGNLKEKMNQIIEDTGAFDCVECGKCTTVCPVAKYNPDFAPRTVVLKASEGLVENVQTNKDVWTCVTCEQCNSMCPYKVDYSGFIRGMRNEAVEFNNVPVCSQGGLMQSVMRIQAVSNLKQNRLDWMIPELKIAEKGDIFYFTGCVSYYDSIFKERKNLNLSAIPRAAVKIMNRGGIVPVVSNNEVCCGHDLNWTGDEANLQKLMKKNVELIKASGAKKVVFSCPECMRTFNMDYQDLMGDFDFEIVHISELVYDLIQEGKLKFKKGAKKVTFQDSCRLGRHLGIYDPPRNALKGADAQVVEMENTRDKALCCGVSAWATCDETSRKLQIDKLREAKKTGAECLVTGCYKCLIHLNCTLEFKTQVPKEQIDIPVKDLSVVIADALE from the coding sequence ATGACGGACGCGAAGTTCGAACCGAGCATCGTCGCCTTCTGCTGCAACTGGTGCTCGTACGCTGGCGCGGACCTGGCGGGGGTGTCTAGGATGCAGTATCCGCCGAACGCCAGGATCATCAGGGTCATGTGCTCGGGAAGGGTCGAACCGTACTTCATATTCAAGGCCCTGGAGCTCGGGGCCGACGGCGTCCTCGTGGCCGGCTGCCACATAGGCGACTGCCACTACATCTCCGGGAACGAGGAGGCCGAGAAGAGGATGGCGATGACGGCCGAGGTCCTCGACAAACTAGGGCTCGGCAGGGACCGGATGAGGCTCGAGTGGATATCCGCCTCCGAGGGGCAGAAGTTCGCCAGCACCATGAAGGAGTTCACGGAGCAGATCAGGAAGCTCGGTCCGAACCCGCTCCCCAAGGCGTCCCCCAAGAAGAAGGGCAACCCAGGGAATCTGAAGGAGAAGATGAACCAGATCATCGAGGACACTGGCGCGTTCGACTGCGTGGAGTGCGGGAAGTGCACCACCGTGTGCCCGGTTGCAAAGTACAACCCCGACTTCGCTCCCAGGACCGTCGTCCTCAAGGCGAGCGAGGGGCTCGTGGAGAACGTCCAGACCAACAAGGACGTCTGGACCTGCGTCACATGCGAGCAGTGCAACTCGATGTGTCCGTACAAGGTCGACTACTCCGGCTTCATAAGAGGCATGAGGAACGAAGCGGTCGAGTTCAACAACGTGCCGGTGTGCTCCCAGGGCGGACTGATGCAGTCCGTCATGAGGATCCAGGCCGTCAGCAACCTGAAGCAGAACAGGCTGGACTGGATGATACCCGAACTCAAGATTGCCGAGAAGGGAGATATCTTCTACTTCACTGGCTGCGTGTCATATTACGATTCGATATTCAAAGAGCGGAAGAACCTCAACTTGTCAGCGATACCGCGAGCGGCGGTGAAGATCATGAACAGGGGCGGAATCGTCCCGGTCGTCAGCAACAACGAGGTATGCTGCGGGCATGACCTGAACTGGACGGGGGACGAGGCGAATCTCCAGAAGCTGATGAAGAAGAACGTAGAGCTGATCAAGGCGTCCGGGGCCAAGAAGGTCGTGTTCTCGTGCCCCGAGTGCATGCGGACCTTCAACATGGACTACCAGGACCTGATGGGCGACTTCGACTTCGAGATCGTTCACATATCCGAGTTAGTCTACGACCTCATCCAGGAGGGGAAACTCAAGTTCAAGAAGGGCGCCAAGAAGGTCACTTTCCAGGATTCGTGCAGGCTGGGAAGGCACCTCGGCATATACGACCCGCCGAGGAACGCCCTCAAGGGCGCGGATGCTCAAGTAGTCGAGATGGAGAACACGAGGGACAAGGCCCTATGTTGCGGCGTGAGTGCATGGGCGACCTGCGACGAGACATCCAGGAAGTTGCAGATCGACAAGCTTAGGGAGGCCAAGAAGACAGGCGCCGAATGCCTCGTGACGGGCTGTTACAAGTGCCTCATACACCTGAACTGCACCCTGGAGTTCAAGACCCAGGTGCCCAAGGAACAGATCGACATTCCAGTCAAGGACCTGAGCGTGGTCATCGCAGACGCGCTCGAATGA